The window GCTGTTTCGAGCGATGATTCCTGAATCTATCATAGATATGAGCTGTCCGAAAACCGATTGTCCGAAAAAATAAGTACTTTTGTTCATTGTAGTCTTGTTTTGTGCTAAATACAAAGCTACAATTATTAGTACGATGGGCAAACTCAGATTTGCCCTCGTACTTCTTCAGAAAAAAGTTTTATCGGACAACAGTGATTATAAATATAAAAAAAAGGATTATGTTTTCGATTTTAAGGACATCATTATTTGTGTTATTTGTTTTCGCATGCACATACATGAACGGCCAGAACTTAGAAAAGATGGAATTTTTTTTTGAAGCAGGTTCCGCAAAGGGGATAAATGACGTTTTTAGTTATAACTTCCAGTTTTCTCCAGGATATAAATTAACAGAAAATTTCACATTAGGAGTAGGAATTGGATTTGTAGACTATAATAATAGAACGGATTTAAAAAATGAATTAATAGATAATCATTATTTTCAAACAGGCTGGCATAATGCGTGGAAGCCTTATCTACATGGAAAATATAGTATTTCGTCAAATCATCGGGTAAACCCCTTCATTAAGGTTGACATTGGCTATGCATTCTTTTCCCATAAGAAAAAACTTTCTTATGTAGATGAAATTGAAAACGATTATGTTACTATACCGTTTGATATAAAGGGGGGGATTAACTCTACTATCAATTTAGGCATTTTAAAACATTCAAATCATTTTGGAGAGGCATTAACTGTATCCGTGTTTTATCTTTTTCAGCCTGTAACATATAAATATATGTCGAACTCTGTAAGGAAAAACATATCTTCCATTGGATTTAATGTAGGTGTTATTTTTTAGTCTCCTGCGATTGTATCGCATGGATGAGCATGAGCCATATGAATGTGAAATATACGTTCTCCTCACGTGGTAAGATCGCTCCTTACGTCAAAGGCCGGGTAGGACATGGGATTCTCTTATCCACTTGCGGGAGAAGCTCGTATATTGTTAACGTGAGTTCGGGATAACATATTATCCCCAAATGGTTAATTGACTTGACTTTTCCACTTCAAATTTGATTGAAGGCTTTTTGGGAAAGAAACAATATGCCACCAATGCAGCAATTATGTTCATGATGAAATTATGTGTGGAACGATGCCTTGAATGTTCTATCTGGCAGATATTCTTCAGTTCATCATTGATGGACTCAATTACAGATCTTTTGCGTAAGAGAATCTTGTCGCGGAATGACATCAGGGAATTTTTCATATTTGAGCGTATACCGGTCACTAAATGAACTCCCTGGTCAAACAGCATCTCGAAGAGCTTTGTGCTGATGTAACCCTTGTCTGCATATAGTTTACCGAAAAGATCTTTGGTAAGAACATTGATTACGTCAGGGTTTCTATCGTCGACATTGCCTTTTGTGAGAGAGAAATTCAGCAATTCACCCTTTTCATTACAGACCAGATGAAGCTTGAATCCAAAAAACCAGCCCATCGTACTTTTCCCTCTTTGTGCCAGATCCCTGAATACTTTATTCGAGTGGATACGCTTGTTATGACATACTTTGATTGGAGTGCTATCCACATATGTAATGCCTGTGCATTCACCAAATCCAAAGAGTTTGAGCAACAGCATGAAAGGTACAATCACCCTGGGTTGCAACTCGACAAAACGGTTGTAGGAAACGGCATTTGGAAAATAGCTCTTCATGTGCTTGCAAATATAAAACAGGTAATAATTCTTGAAATTATGAAAGGTTCCACAGTGGAAGCAGACCATCACGGCAATAATCTCGCTCTGGGACATTTGCGTTTTCCTGTTTCTCCTTTTCGTTGTGTCACCTGCTTGAAGTTGGTGATTCCGGATTTCATTCTCATATTCTGCACAAAAATCGTCGGCAATACAAAATATTTCAATAACTTTGTCTGTTGTGATCATAGGGCTGATGTTTGTTATTTGTTTGATTAACAGCTATAAATATACAAATAATCTCCCTATATCACAACTTTTTTTATGCTTTTCTTATCCCGAACTCACGTTGTTAGCTGTTTCTTATCATTATCAGCGGTTAACAAATAGATACCTGGAGCATCCATGAGAATATAGCCGGTTGCAAGACAATTCCTCCGTAGGATTAAACGTCGATATTCTTTTTTAAGACAAATGTCTATTGAAATAGTAGCACTATCATTTCAGCATGCTGCCTTTTAACCCACATTGCAGCTAACCGGAGCTAATTCCCTGTATCCCTGCGTATATATTTTTTTCAAGGTTCAATTGGGGGACTACAGATTTTTTCCTGATAAATGGTTTTTCATCGTATCCCAACACCTTATATATGATTCTTACTTTGGATTCAGGGAGTGAACATTTTCTAATCGACACACACTCTTCATCGGTATTTACCATGTGCGTTGTCACCATTTTCTGCGTGTTCATGATCCGGACAATCTCTCTCCACTCATGGGTAATCCCAAATTGTTTCAGTTTGAAACGGATCGTGCTTACCAGCTGGTAGGCCAACAGCCCGAGGTGAAGATGAGCCATTGTCGCCTCATCCGTTTTATGAAACACGGG of the Petrimonas mucosa genome contains:
- a CDS encoding IS982 family transposase encodes the protein MITTDKVIEIFCIADDFCAEYENEIRNHQLQAGDTTKRRNRKTQMSQSEIIAVMVCFHCGTFHNFKNYYLFYICKHMKSYFPNAVSYNRFVELQPRVIVPFMLLLKLFGFGECTGITYVDSTPIKVCHNKRIHSNKVFRDLAQRGKSTMGWFFGFKLHLVCNEKGELLNFSLTKGNVDDRNPDVINVLTKDLFGKLYADKGYISTKLFEMLFDQGVHLVTGIRSNMKNSLMSFRDKILLRKRSVIESINDELKNICQIEHSRHRSTHNFIMNIIAALVAYCFFPKKPSIKFEVEKSSQLTIWG